The genomic region AATGACATTTTAAAGCAAGCAGCACTGATAATCGGGAAAAAATAACAATAATTAATAACAACAAAAATAAATATTCAGTGAGGAAAATATGTAAGATTTTAGGTTTACTAAAATCAACATATTATTATCAAACTAATAAATGCACCAAGTTTGATGTTAATAATTATGAACAAGAAGTTATCAGTGCATTTAATAAAAGTCGCAAGATTTATGGTGCTCGTAAAATTAAAGCTGTTTTAATAAGAAAAAATATCATTTTATCACGACGAAAAATCCGATTCATTATGATCAAAAATAATTTGGTTTCTAAATACACCAAGTTAAAATATTGTAATCATAAAAAAACAGTTAATAATGACGAAATTAATAATGTTTTAAATCGTCAATTTAATGACAAAAAACCAAATGAAGTTGTTGTTAGTGATTTAACATATGTTCAAGTTGGCACTAAATGACATTATATTTGTTTATTAATTGACTTGTTTAATCGCGAAGTAATTGGCTATAGTGCTGGACCAAATAAAACTGCTGAATTAGTTCAACAAGCTTTTCACAAGATAACACGACCATTAAATAAAATAACTTTATTTCATACTGATCGTGGTAATGAGTTTAAAAATAAAATTATTGATGAAATTTTAATAACCTTTAAAATTAAAAGATCATTAAGCTCCAAAGGATGCCCATATGATAATGCTGTTGCTGAAGCAACTTACAAAACCTTTAAAACCGAATTTATTAACGGTAAAAAATTTGCAAACTTAACACAACTAAAATGCGAACTATTTGATTTTGTTAATTGATATAACAATATTCGAATTCATGGCAGTTTAAATTATTTAACTCCCGTTGAATTTAGAAAATACCAGTCTACATAAAAAGTGTCCTAAAAAGGGTTGCCAATCCAATATATATATATATATATATATATTACAGGAAAACCCTTAATATCATTAGAAAAATGGCAAAACCGATTAAAAATTGAAAGGTATAATAAAAGGCTGGTACTGTTTTAAAAACTGGAAAAATGGCGGTCGAAAAGTTAACTGTTGCTTTTGCAATAATCGCTAACGGGCGTAAAATGGTAATGATTTGTGACGCTGTCAATATTCAGTTAATCATTTTAATACCAGCATTCTGAATGGCACAACCAATATCATTAAAGGTTGGTATTCATCGTCCGGAATATTTGCAATTTGCTGGCGGAATTAGGTCATCTCATTCTGAATTGGTGGAACCATCAGGGATAAATGCTGTGGAATTAAGGACATTAAAATCATAAATTTTAAAATTATAGTTAGAGGTATTACTTTTGTGATAAAGAGGAAAGGTTAAGGTAAAAATATTAATACCGTAACGAATATCAATATCGGTGTTGAGATAGTTAATACTGTTAACAGTCTTGTTGGCTGGCAAGGCGATGAGTTTATTATCATAAGATTTAAGGACATTAAAATCAATTTGATAAATGCTATTTTTATTTTTAATAGTATTATAATCTTCTTGGTGCGTTTTTTTATCAAAAGTAAAAAAATAACTTCTTAGTAATAATTCCGAGTTACCAGTA from Spiroplasma endosymbiont of Lonchoptera lutea harbors:
- a CDS encoding IS3 family transposase (programmed frameshift), encoding MGNKTSYSEEFKKQIVMLYKNDKSVINLGKEYNLPKPTIYSWIKNYNNSGSFKAKDNRTVEENELIYLRKENQQLRMENDIFKASSTDNREKITIINNNKNKYSVRKICKILGLLKSTYYYQTNKCTKFDVNNYEQEVISAFNKSRKIYGARKIKAVLIRKNIILSRRKIRFIMIKNNLVSKYTKLKYCNHKKTVNNDEINNVLNRQFNDKKPNEVVVSDLTYVQVGTKWHYICLLIDLFNREVIGYSAGPNKTAELVQQAFHKITRPLNKITLFHTDRGNEFKNKIIDEILITFKIKRSLSSKGCPYDNAVAEATYKTFKTEFINGKKFANLTQLKCELFDFVNWYNNIRIHGSLNYLTPVEFRKYQST